The Spirochaetota bacterium genomic interval TAAGATAACTTTTATTAATATTAAGGAACTATGTTTATTTTAATCTTGTTTCTAGAGAACTTCTTATTAATTTTTCAGACACTTCATGTATCTCTTTAGCTAATTTTTCAAAACTTTCAGAAATAACTACTGTATACTCTGTATTCTTAGATATTTCATCTAATAAATTAATAATATCTGATGTTGATTTAGATTCCTCTTCTGTTGCTTCAGTAATTGACTCAAACTTTTTAGACACATCAACAATCTTCTTTATAATATCGTTAAATATTTTATATGTTCTTTTATTTTTTTCTTGTGTATCTGTAATATTTATGTTTGCTTCATTAACAACTGATTCTATTTCTTTAACAACAGAGTTAGATTTATCTGCAAGTTTCTGAATTTCTTTAGCTACTACTGTAAAACTTTTACCCCACTCCCCTGCTCTTGCTGCTTCAATAGCAGCATTTAAAGAAATAAGAGAAGTTTGTTCAGTTATTTCAAATATTTGTGAAATTGCTTCCTTTATTTTATTTATTGACTGAACTAAGTGTTCGAAAGCAGAAGTACTTTCCTTCATGTATTGTAGACCAACTTCTGATAATCTAACATTATCAGACATAGCTTCTGAAGTAATTTTAGCATTCTCAGCAATAGAACTTGTAGAAACATTCCATTCTTCTATTGTAGCAGATATTTCTTCAACAGAAGCAGCTACATCTTTTGCATTTTTTGATAGATTCAATACATATTCATCGATATTATTTTTAACTTTATTCAAAGTTTCAATATTTTCTTTAATAGTATTAATTATTTTAGAATTTTCTAAATTTCTCTCTTCTAGCTCTTCTTCCTTATTTACTACAGATAATAAGAGTTCTTTTGCTATTTTATTAACAAAAAATAAAATAGCTCCAAATGCAATAATTGCAAAATATGTCATAGCAAAGTTATTTAAAGTATTCCATTTTGGATATAAGTTTGGATTTACT includes:
- a CDS encoding methyl-accepting chemotaxis protein; translation: ILKDYEFKVNRLVLLIAYIVLISGSIVFLVDTFLKKTAPIEAPFLYFGFGILGLLPATIILFRKKNASIVKIIVLLSLSLDIILFAYFSKGSNDRSYTLIYVLIAFSAGYIEPMVVILTTILAIIISIIQMIVNPNLYPKWNTLNNFAMTYFAIIAFGAILFFVNKIAKELLLSVVNKEEELEERNLENSKIINTIKENIETLNKVKNNIDEYVLNLSKNAKDVAASVEEISATIEEWNVSTSSIAENAKITSEAMSDNVRLSEVGLQYMKESTSAFEHLVQSINKIKEAISQIFEITEQTSLISLNAAIEAARAGEWGKSFTVVAKEIQKLADKSNSVVKEIESVVNEANINITDTQEKNKRTYKIFNDIIKKIVDVSKKFESITEATEEESKSTSDIINLLDEISKNTEYTVVISESFEKLAKEIHEVSEKLIRSSLETRLK